In a single window of the Candidatus Cloacimonadota bacterium genome:
- a CDS encoding Ig-like domain-containing protein, protein MKYKHFLLILVFCLPTIILSATTIYDIQYTTIPGSEGTYPSMMEGQTVTVTGIVTAVGFKGYNDNFFISMPEGGAWKGLYIYMAGYEPNLGDEVEIEGTVSEFHGFTEISGYSDDITVSLLNSGNPLPNPSGISTQTLSANESFEAVIVKINNVSVTQTPDANGQWYVDDGSGQCQIDDGIYEYPNPHIGDEFISITGAVDYSYDEYGLNPGSEEDFVTGGDITPPTLVSANATSSTTVNIIFSEQISQQSAETVSNYNINGLTVSEANLQIDEKTVILTTSEQTEGTIYTITINNVEDVAGNPVESNS, encoded by the coding sequence ATGAAATATAAACATTTTCTATTGATTTTAGTTTTTTGTTTACCAACAATAATTTTATCAGCTACAACTATCTATGATATTCAATATACAACTATTCCTGGAAGCGAGGGCACATATCCTTCAATGATGGAAGGACAAACTGTAACAGTTACTGGAATTGTTACAGCAGTTGGCTTTAAAGGATATAATGATAACTTTTTTATATCTATGCCAGAGGGAGGTGCTTGGAAAGGGTTATACATTTATATGGCTGGATATGAACCAAATTTAGGTGATGAAGTTGAAATTGAAGGAACTGTTTCAGAGTTCCACGGTTTCACAGAAATATCAGGTTATAGTGATGACATAACAGTTTCTCTCTTAAATTCCGGAAATCCATTACCAAATCCTTCTGGAATTTCTACTCAAACTTTATCTGCTAACGAATCATTTGAAGCTGTTATAGTAAAAATTAACAATGTTTCCGTAACCCAAACTCCTGATGCAAATGGACAATGGTATGTTGATGATGGCTCTGGTCAATGTCAGATTGATGACGGAATATATGAATATCCAAATCCTCATATTGGGGACGAATTTATCTCTATTACCGGGGCTGTAGATTACAGTTATGATGAATATGGCCTTAATCCAGGAAGTGAAGAAGATTTTGTAACTGGAGGTGATATAACCCCACCAACATTAGTAAGCGCAAACGCTACTTCGTCTACTACTGTTAATATAATTTTCAGTGAACAAATTTCTCAACAATCTGCCGAAACTGTAAGCAACTATAATATAAATGGATTAACTGTTTCAGAGGCTAATCTACAAATTGACGAAAAGACTGTGATACTAACAACCTCAGAACAAACAGAAGGCACAATATATACTATAACCATTAATAATGTAGAAGATGTGGCCGGAAATCCAGTTGAATCTAATAGCA
- the lspA gene encoding signal peptidase II, whose product MLLFLTFLSLDQFSKIGIRNFFSNNVKNSYNILGDFFRITYTRNSGAVFGISIGSGILNQIFFIIISIIAICILIYLFLKDTHPLANMGFILILSGAFGNLIDRIAFGNVTDFLDFDFPDFIIQRWYIFNIADSCIVIGVIILVIYYLFIEKSVKVKNYTGGRKDEI is encoded by the coding sequence TTGTTACTCTTCTTGACTTTTCTTTCTTTAGACCAGTTCTCAAAAATAGGTATAAGAAATTTTTTTTCTAACAATGTAAAAAACAGTTACAATATACTTGGCGATTTTTTTCGTATTACTTATACACGAAATTCTGGTGCTGTTTTTGGTATATCTATTGGTTCAGGAATTCTTAATCAAATATTTTTTATAATAATTTCAATTATTGCAATTTGCATATTAATATATCTTTTTTTAAAGGACACACATCCATTAGCTAATATGGGTTTTATTCTGATTTTAAGTGGTGCGTTTGGTAATCTAATTGACAGAATTGCTTTTGGAAATGTAACCGATTTTCTTGACTTTGATTTCCCGGATTTCATTATTCAACGATGGTATATTTTTAATATCGCAGACTCCTGCATTGTTATAGGGGTAATAATTTTAGTGATTTATTATTTGTTTATAGAAAAATCTGTGAAAGTAAAGAATTACACAGGTGGGAGAAAAGATGAAATATAA
- a CDS encoding TraR/DksA C4-type zinc finger protein: MNKEKLESFKHLLLVERERTVKIIENIDKTWSKSIRDSVGDISAYATHMADLGTDSNEREKETYMLERELKNLKKLDQALKRIYDNTYGICRFCGKEIPESRLRAIPFAEFCIKCQRNEERINNNNRKI; encoded by the coding sequence ATGAATAAAGAAAAGTTAGAATCCTTCAAACATTTATTACTTGTAGAAAGAGAAAGAACAGTAAAAATCATTGAGAACATTGATAAAACATGGAGCAAATCCATTAGAGACTCTGTTGGCGATATTTCCGCTTACGCCACACATATGGCTGACCTTGGCACTGATTCTAATGAGAGAGAAAAAGAAACTTATATGCTTGAACGGGAATTGAAAAACCTTAAAAAACTGGATCAAGCTTTAAAAAGAATTTATGATAATACTTATGGAATTTGCAGATTCTGCGGTAAAGAGATACCTGAGAGTCGCCTGCGAGCAATTCCATTTGCAGAATTTTGTATAAAATGCCAACGAAACGAAGAAAGGATTAACAATAATAATCGGAAAATATAA
- a CDS encoding purine-nucleoside phosphorylase — MRKTLQHLPETVNFIRQQYKKKIDTAIILGTGLNEIASSVEPELIIPYEKIPHFQVSTSPSHKGRMIFGKMAGKRIAIMQGRLHCYEGYTPLETTFPIFTLKKIGVQNLIITNAAGSLNKNLQKGDLVIITDHINLTGKNPLIGENDINLGPRFPSMHDPYHKRFVEIAKNIALDNNIPAKTGVYAGLIGPNLETTAECKMLKLIGADMVGLSTVHEVIVGIYLQMKIMAISIITNLSNLLHKDRHLQNEIEKIAHNSQDRLRVLLENFLKSL; from the coding sequence ATGAGAAAAACTCTCCAGCATTTACCAGAAACCGTTAACTTTATAAGGCAGCAGTATAAGAAAAAAATTGATACAGCTATAATATTAGGTACTGGATTAAATGAAATAGCCTCGTCTGTGGAGCCAGAATTGATAATTCCATACGAAAAGATTCCACATTTTCAAGTTTCAACCTCCCCTTCTCATAAAGGAAGAATGATCTTTGGAAAAATGGCTGGCAAACGAATCGCAATTATGCAAGGCAGACTCCATTGCTATGAAGGTTATACACCTTTAGAAACGACATTTCCAATCTTCACTCTTAAAAAAATTGGAGTACAGAATTTGATTATTACAAATGCAGCTGGCTCATTAAACAAGAATTTGCAGAAAGGTGACCTGGTAATAATCACTGACCATATCAATCTAACAGGTAAGAATCCTCTGATTGGAGAAAATGATATCAACTTAGGACCCCGATTCCCAAGTATGCACGATCCTTATCATAAGAGATTTGTAGAAATTGCAAAAAATATTGCTCTGGATAATAATATACCAGCAAAAACTGGGGTTTATGCAGGACTTATAGGACCTAATTTGGAAACTACTGCTGAGTGTAAAATGCTAAAACTAATCGGAGCTGATATGGTTGGTTTGTCCACAGTTCACGAAGTTATTGTCGGAATTTATCTTCAAATGAAAATAATGGCTATTTCAATCATTACCAATTTATCCAATCTACTTCATAAAGATAGACACTTACAAAATGAAATTGAAAAGATAGCACATAATTCACAAGATAGATTAAGAGTCTTATTAGAAAATTTCTTAAAAAGTTTATAA
- a CDS encoding DivIVA domain-containing protein encodes MDMKITPAEIRGKEFSRAMSGYKKAEVNEFLEELATQTELLLAAAKELEKQIQEKDKKLDDLDEQKDLLRRTLILAEKIKDETISNAKNEAENIIKDAEISSREKVKKAKDYLSILEHDFINLKEKKMQFIVNFKSQLNSMLEILERNIQQESSELKKKSNIEIKKEEKTS; translated from the coding sequence ATGGATATGAAAATTACCCCAGCGGAGATTCGTGGAAAAGAGTTTTCACGAGCTATGAGTGGCTATAAAAAAGCTGAAGTGAATGAGTTCCTAGAGGAACTTGCGACTCAAACAGAATTACTGCTTGCAGCAGCCAAAGAATTAGAAAAACAAATTCAAGAGAAGGACAAAAAATTAGATGATTTAGATGAGCAGAAAGACCTCCTTCGTAGAACCTTAATCCTGGCTGAAAAAATCAAGGATGAAACTATATCAAATGCAAAGAATGAAGCGGAAAACATTATTAAGGATGCAGAAATCAGTTCAAGAGAGAAAGTCAAAAAAGCAAAAGATTATCTCAGTATTTTAGAGCATGATTTCATCAATCTTAAAGAAAAAAAGATGCAATTTATTGTAAATTTTAAATCCCAATTAAATTCTATGCTTGAAATATTAGAAAGAAATATTCAACAGGAATCTAGTGAACTCAAAAAGAAATCTAACATAGAAATCAAGAAAGAAGAAAAAACATCATAA